The following nucleotide sequence is from Corynebacterium hindlerae.
TTGGCGACGCAGCGGGAAAAGTCTGCGGAGGCTGGCCGTTTGCTCAGTGAGGCAGCTCGCCTCCAAGCGGAATCGCAGTACAAGATTAATGAACTGGCTGCCCGCAAGGTCCAGCTGGAAAAGCAGGACAAGGAGCTGCAAGACCGGATCCGGGACATCAAGGCGCGTATCGATGCGCTGAGCCCAGCCGACCGCCAGGCGTGGGAAAACAAGAACGGTCCTGTCGCATACGACCTGGTCGGCGTGACGTCCACCAACGCAGACGGAATGAAGGCCTTGGAAGCGGCGATGACCAAGCTTGGTGCGCCGTACGGTTGGGGAGCAACCGGCCCGGATGTTTTCGACTGCTCTGGTCTAGTCGTCTGGTCCTACGCACAGCAGGGCAAGACGGTGCCTCGCACGTCTCAGGCGCAGATGGCTGGCGGTACGCCGGTGAGCCGGGAGGATCTGCAGCCCGGTGACGTGGTCGGTTTCTACCCAGGTGCTACCCACGTGGGCATTTACGCTGGCAACGGCAAGGTGGTGCACGCGTCTGACTACGGCATCCCGCTGCAGGTGGTGGGCATGGATTCTATGCCGTTCTACGGGGCGCGTCGTTACTAGCTAAGCTTTTGACTCATGCCCCGAGTCTTAGTCGTGACGAATGACTTCCCGCCGACTGTTGGCGGGATTCAGTCGTATGTGAGGGATTTCCTGGCGACGCTTCCTCCCGAAGAGGTTGTTGTCTTTGCTTCCACGCAGGATTCACCTGCTGCTGCGGCGTGGGATAGGCAAGCGCCGTACCGTGTAATCCGGTGGCCTCATCGAATAATGCTGCCGACCCCCGGGGTGGCAGCTGAAATGCGGCGGCTCATCCGGCACGAGCAGATTGAAGTGGTGTGGTTCGCCGCTGCTGCGCCCCTCGCAGTGCTGGCCTCCGCTGCGAAACGAGCCGGGGCGACGCGGGTGGTGGCGTCGACGCATGGGCACGAAGTGGGGTGGTCGATGCTGCCGGGCGCGCGCCAGGTATTGCGCCTCATTGGCTCCCAGTGCGACGCCGTGACCTACATTTCCAAATACACGCTGCGCCGATTCCGACGGGCTTTCGGTCGCCACACGAATTTTGTGTATCTGCCGTCGGGCGTAGACGCTGCAGCTTTCCGACGCCCCGTCCCCGCCACCCTCGACCCCGCTGAGCTGACGGTGACTTGTATATCCAGACTGGTTCCCCGCAAAGGCCAGGACTCCCTCCTCGCCGTGTGGTCGCAGCTCCAAGCGAAGCATCCTACTGCGCGTCTGGTGATCGTGGGGGAGGGGCCCTACGAATCAAAGCTACAGAAGCAGGCGGAGGGTCTGAACAATGTGTGCTTTACGGGGCGGGTGAGCGATGCAGAGCGCCTGCGGTGGCTGCACGCATCTGATATTTTCGCCATGCCGGCGCGCACCCGTGGCGGGGGCCTTGATGTCGAAGGGCTGGGCATTGTGTACCTCGAGGCACAAGCGGCGGGAATCCCAGTGATAGCGGGCGATTCCGGGGGAGCGCCCGAGACCGTCACTGCAGAGTCAGGCATCGTTGTGCCTGGCCGGGACAGGCAGGCTCTTGAAAATGCCCTGGACGCGCTGCTTTCCGACGTCCAACTCCGCACCCGCATGGGCGCCGCCGGCCGTGCTCATGTGCTGCAGCACTGGACATGGGAGCACAAGGGCGCAGATTTCGCCCAAGTCCTAGGGATGACGTGACGGAAGATATACTAAGTTTTTACCCTGCGGAAAAGGAGCTGGCTTGAATACCCCGGTAGCCATCGGTTTCGATATCGGCGGTACAAATGTGCGTGCCGCTGCCATTACCGCAACCGGCACAATCATTGACCGTGAGCACAAGCAGTCTCACGGCGAAGCCGCCAGCATGGAGGATGCTATCGTCGCGATGACCCAAACGCTTTCCTCTCGGCACGAGGTTGCTGCAGTGGGGATTGCTGTCGCCGGGTTCCTCGATGAACATCGCCAGAATGTACGCTTCGCGCCACACCTGCCCTGGCGAGACGCTCCCTTGCAACAGCGCTTGTCGCAGCGCCTTGGCATTCCCGTCTCGCTGGAACACGACGCTAATTCCGCAGCACGAGCTGAAGCAGCGTTCGGCGCTGCT
It contains:
- a CDS encoding glycosyltransferase family 4 protein — its product is MPRVLVVTNDFPPTVGGIQSYVRDFLATLPPEEVVVFASTQDSPAAAAWDRQAPYRVIRWPHRIMLPTPGVAAEMRRLIRHEQIEVVWFAAAAPLAVLASAAKRAGATRVVASTHGHEVGWSMLPGARQVLRLIGSQCDAVTYISKYTLRRFRRAFGRHTNFVYLPSGVDAAAFRRPVPATLDPAELTVTCISRLVPRKGQDSLLAVWSQLQAKHPTARLVIVGEGPYESKLQKQAEGLNNVCFTGRVSDAERLRWLHASDIFAMPARTRGGGLDVEGLGIVYLEAQAAGIPVIAGDSGGAPETVTAESGIVVPGRDRQALENALDALLSDVQLRTRMGAAGRAHVLQHWTWEHKGADFAQVLGMT
- a CDS encoding C40 family peptidase, which codes for MFSPHLRRAVLAAIIATTSTVTVAVSPHAIAEPAVPAAAPATMDDLMKELGESSEQVSAQNEEFKQLQEDIKAKESELEGIKQRAKDATAAGERAREEEKVAKEVVDKLAASKYRGSMRDPLTTIINAEGPQNAIDRSAYMSGYVRKAKAALATQREKSAEAGRLLSEAARLQAESQYKINELAARKVQLEKQDKELQDRIRDIKARIDALSPADRQAWENKNGPVAYDLVGVTSTNADGMKALEAAMTKLGAPYGWGATGPDVFDCSGLVVWSYAQQGKTVPRTSQAQMAGGTPVSREDLQPGDVVGFYPGATHVGIYAGNGKVVHASDYGIPLQVVGMDSMPFYGARRY